From the Rhodopirellula islandica genome, one window contains:
- a CDS encoding ABC transporter permease produces MLLPWEYGVRNLARRPVRTALTLVALATVVMLVFVVVGFIRGLERSLAISGDDDVVLVYSVNSEENIENSSIAARTPSLLAASLDGTMKRFGVRHVSPELYLGTRVATDSGPGGLGLVRGVTTSTPLVRRSVQLVEGSWPSDGEVMVGRLVATKLGREPSELTLGKQLEFEGRKWTISGRFASGGSAYESEIWCSLNDFQTATKRQDLSLVAIRLLPGRSAAEVQLFCKERLDLELRAIRETDYYASLQQHYKPVRVLAWFVVVLVSGAGVFAGLNMMYGSVAGRIREIATLQAIGYRRRAILLSVVQEGVLLAAAGSLLSGVVALLLLNGMAVRFTMGAFTLRIDSVAILIGCGVGILLGVLGSLPPALKALREEVATGLKAV; encoded by the coding sequence GTGCTGTTGCCTTGGGAATACGGCGTCCGCAATTTGGCCCGACGGCCGGTGCGCACTGCGTTGACATTGGTGGCCCTGGCCACGGTGGTGATGCTGGTGTTTGTGGTCGTGGGATTCATTCGCGGATTGGAACGGTCGCTGGCAATCAGTGGGGATGACGATGTGGTGTTGGTGTACTCGGTGAACTCAGAAGAGAACATCGAGAACTCATCGATTGCCGCGCGGACTCCATCGCTGTTGGCCGCCAGCCTCGATGGCACGATGAAGCGTTTTGGCGTCCGTCATGTGTCACCGGAGCTGTACTTAGGAACGCGAGTCGCGACGGACTCTGGTCCGGGAGGCCTGGGGTTGGTTCGCGGTGTGACCACATCGACGCCCTTGGTGCGTCGTTCGGTGCAGCTGGTCGAGGGATCTTGGCCGTCCGATGGGGAAGTGATGGTTGGCCGTTTGGTGGCCACCAAGCTTGGTCGCGAACCGAGTGAGCTGACACTTGGCAAACAGCTGGAATTTGAGGGCCGCAAGTGGACGATCAGCGGCCGGTTCGCTTCTGGCGGGTCGGCCTATGAATCGGAAATCTGGTGTTCCTTGAATGACTTTCAAACTGCGACCAAACGGCAGGATTTGAGCTTGGTCGCAATTCGATTGTTGCCTGGTCGCTCGGCGGCGGAGGTTCAGTTGTTCTGCAAAGAGCGTTTGGATTTGGAGCTGCGAGCGATTCGCGAAACGGATTACTACGCGTCGCTTCAGCAGCACTACAAACCCGTCCGAGTGTTGGCGTGGTTTGTGGTGGTGCTGGTGTCCGGTGCGGGCGTGTTCGCTGGATTGAACATGATGTATGGATCGGTTGCCGGACGGATCCGAGAAATCGCAACGTTGCAAGCCATCGGTTATCGACGGCGTGCGATCTTGCTGAGTGTGGTCCAGGAGGGCGTCCTGTTGGCGGCCGCTGGATCGTTGTTGTCAGGGGTGGTGGCGTTGCTGCTGCTCAATGGCATGGCGGTTCGATTCACAATGGGAGCTTTCACATTGAGGATCGACAGTGTCGCGATCTTGATCGGGTGCGGCGTTGGAATTTTGTTGGGTGTCCTTGGTTCGTTGCCACCGGCACTCAAAGCGTTGCGAGAAGAAGTCGCAACGGGACTGAAAGCAGTTTGA
- a CDS encoding ABC transporter ATP-binding protein yields the protein MALVELRGVCKSFRKGDETITPLDEVDLDIEAGDFVSLMGPSGTGKSTLLNLVSGIDRPDAGTIRVAGTEVTKLSRGKLADWRAANLGYIFQTHNLIPVLTAYENVELPTLLLKMSGTQRRQRVELALEAVGLSDRADHYPRQLSGGQEQRVGIARAIVAHPKVVVADEPTGSLDTDTSEQVQVLLQRLNKELDITLLMVTHDTDAAKIASRQLVLDRGKFIEVGLDETSAVS from the coding sequence ATGGCATTGGTCGAACTACGTGGCGTCTGCAAGAGTTTTCGCAAGGGTGATGAAACGATCACCCCTCTGGACGAGGTTGATCTCGACATCGAGGCGGGCGACTTCGTCTCTTTGATGGGGCCAAGTGGCACCGGGAAAAGCACGCTGCTGAACTTGGTCAGCGGAATCGATCGTCCCGATGCGGGAACGATTCGTGTGGCAGGAACCGAAGTCACCAAACTTTCTCGCGGTAAGTTGGCCGATTGGCGAGCGGCAAATTTGGGCTACATCTTCCAAACCCACAATTTGATTCCCGTTCTGACGGCCTACGAGAACGTCGAACTGCCGACGTTGCTGTTGAAAATGTCGGGGACCCAGCGTCGGCAGCGCGTTGAGTTGGCGCTAGAAGCGGTGGGGCTGAGCGATCGAGCGGATCACTACCCTCGGCAGTTGTCGGGAGGACAAGAACAGCGGGTCGGGATCGCCCGAGCGATTGTGGCTCACCCCAAAGTCGTCGTGGCGGATGAACCGACGGGGAGTCTGGATACCGACACCAGCGAGCAGGTGCAGGTCTTGCTGCAGCGATTGAATAAGGAACTGGATATCACGCTGTTGATGGTCACTCATGACACGGATGCTGCCAAAATCGCATCGCGGCAATTGGTTTTGGATCGAGGTAAGTTTATCGAGGTTGGATTGGACGAAACCTCGGCAGTTAGTTGA
- a CDS encoding DMT family transporter: MVASMAAFSAEDALVKAAAEVLPVGQILCLFGLGGMLVFAGIAKRNREPLFTADARAPIMLVRMLLEVTGRLFYVLAIALTPLSATTVILQATPLVVVAGAAMVFHEQVGIRRWMAVLVGLLGVIVIVGPGTDGFSMLSMLAVMGMLGFAGRDLASRAAPARVSTSILGLYGFLSVLVAGVMSSLWRGEWFVWPTGKVSFCLLGAVLVGVAAYGSLMKAMRTGEVSAVTPFRYSRLLFGVAFGVLLFGERLNLQMMVGSGLIVLSGLFIIWRKRAPVPKVEFS, from the coding sequence ATGGTTGCCTCCATGGCGGCGTTTTCTGCGGAAGACGCGTTGGTGAAAGCCGCTGCCGAAGTGCTGCCAGTTGGCCAGATTTTGTGCCTGTTTGGGTTGGGAGGAATGTTGGTCTTCGCTGGCATTGCGAAACGCAATCGGGAACCGCTGTTCACGGCGGACGCACGTGCGCCAATCATGCTTGTTCGAATGTTGTTGGAGGTCACCGGCCGACTGTTCTATGTGCTCGCGATTGCGCTGACCCCGCTGTCGGCGACCACGGTCATTCTTCAAGCAACGCCGCTGGTTGTGGTCGCAGGTGCCGCGATGGTCTTTCACGAACAGGTAGGGATACGAAGGTGGATGGCGGTCTTGGTCGGCTTGCTCGGGGTGATCGTCATCGTTGGTCCTGGCACGGACGGTTTCTCGATGCTTTCGATGTTGGCTGTCATGGGGATGCTTGGATTTGCCGGGCGAGATCTCGCCAGTCGTGCGGCGCCAGCTAGAGTCAGCACGTCGATCCTTGGTTTGTACGGTTTCCTGTCGGTGTTGGTTGCTGGGGTGATGTCTTCTTTGTGGCGAGGGGAGTGGTTTGTTTGGCCAACCGGCAAAGTCTCGTTCTGTTTGTTGGGAGCGGTGTTGGTGGGGGTGGCCGCGTATGGCAGCTTGATGAAAGCGATGCGGACCGGTGAGGTCTCGGCAGTCACTCCTTTCCGTTATTCGCGTTTGCTGTTCGGAGTCGCCTTCGGAGTGTTGTTGTTTGGTGAACGGTTGAATCTGCAGATGATGGTGGGTTCGGGGCTGATTGTGTTGTCGGGCTTGTTCATCATTTGGCGAAAGAGGGCACCGGTACCGAAGGTCGAGTTTTCGTGA
- a CDS encoding RluA family pseudouridine synthase, with the protein MPLTSVSTTVDETNEGRVDIIVRELSGTSRSQARGMIDQGCVMINGSPCKSVGTTVKPGDLVAVRYDKHQRYREKKRQWDDRTFEIVFEDDHIIVVNKSAGTLTVPTDRGEPNSLVDRVSIYLSYSKAKKEAFVVHRLDRETSGLLVFAKHEPIAELLIEQFKDRRPTRVFHAIVAGNVLADEGTFESHLATGSNLDRYETRPGKDTDEAITHYKVVRRLVERESSHGEDTTLIEAQLETSKRNQVRVQFANAGHPVLGEPRYKPKEAMHARWHRKRMALHASTLGFFHPVSGEAVSFDTPLPSAMEKFVAGARGRSDRPA; encoded by the coding sequence ATGCCGCTGACTAGCGTTTCGACCACCGTTGATGAAACCAACGAAGGACGTGTCGATATCATCGTCCGAGAACTCTCTGGAACCTCCCGCAGCCAAGCTCGCGGGATGATCGACCAGGGCTGCGTCATGATCAATGGATCTCCGTGCAAAAGTGTCGGGACCACGGTCAAACCAGGTGACCTGGTGGCGGTCCGATACGACAAACACCAGCGCTATCGTGAAAAGAAACGTCAGTGGGATGACCGCACGTTCGAGATCGTCTTTGAAGACGACCACATCATCGTCGTCAACAAATCCGCCGGCACGCTGACCGTCCCGACCGATCGCGGTGAACCCAACAGCTTGGTCGATCGTGTCTCGATTTACCTGAGCTACTCCAAGGCAAAGAAAGAGGCGTTTGTCGTCCATCGCCTGGACCGGGAAACCTCGGGACTCCTGGTCTTCGCCAAACACGAACCCATCGCAGAACTGCTGATCGAGCAATTCAAGGACCGCCGCCCCACTCGCGTATTCCACGCGATCGTGGCTGGGAATGTGCTCGCCGATGAAGGCACCTTTGAATCGCACTTGGCCACCGGCAGCAATCTGGATCGCTACGAGACCCGCCCGGGCAAAGACACCGACGAAGCCATCACGCACTACAAGGTGGTTCGTCGGCTGGTCGAACGAGAGTCCAGCCATGGCGAAGACACCACGCTGATCGAAGCCCAACTCGAAACCAGCAAACGCAACCAAGTCCGAGTGCAATTCGCCAACGCCGGCCATCCGGTTCTTGGAGAACCACGCTACAAACCCAAGGAAGCCATGCACGCTCGCTGGCATCGCAAACGCATGGCATTGCACGCGAGCACGCTCGGATTCTTTCATCCCGTCAGCGGCGAAGCGGTGAGCTTCGACACGCCGCTGCCCAGTGCCATGGAAAAGTTCGTCGCTGGTGCACGTGGACGCAGTGACCGACCGGCTTGA
- a CDS encoding DUF4832 domain-containing protein, producing the protein MLHPFPPLRTTAFGLSLICLPLIFSVAASAQDGNSPSESRSNLPLHSIIDGVQPMTGIVLWHDHDQVATDAISLEFRYCGYDEVATGPGQWDFSKVEQILDDIASRSHQAILRFRFVYPGKTTTVPAFIRDAADYQETIAKSEGKPTHFCDWSNPALQQFTLDFYTEFAKRYDSDPRIAFVQTGFGLWSEYHIYDGPMELGKTFPAAEYQSKFLRHLDGQFDSLPWMISIDAADDEFTPIAGNDSLLALHFGLFDDSFLSKSHSKWNAKNWAAMGTDRWQRNAGGGEFSYYNRRDQKLALAKSGPNGVSVETSSRDFHVSFMIGNDQPKYQPMARIREAGMAMGYRFRVTQAILSKSNLGTTLELEATNEGVAPLYRDAFFAVGGNRSQQSLGGLLPGETRAFTIENLPGTVTGKDLQIECDAILPDQAIQFFADLK; encoded by the coding sequence GCCTTTGGGTTGAGTCTGATCTGCCTGCCACTGATCTTCTCAGTTGCCGCTTCAGCCCAGGACGGAAATTCGCCATCTGAGTCGCGTTCCAACCTGCCACTGCATTCGATCATCGATGGTGTCCAGCCGATGACCGGCATCGTGCTGTGGCATGATCACGACCAGGTTGCCACCGACGCGATCTCACTGGAGTTTCGCTACTGCGGCTACGACGAAGTCGCGACCGGCCCCGGCCAATGGGACTTTTCAAAGGTCGAACAAATTCTCGACGACATCGCCTCGCGGTCGCATCAAGCCATCCTGCGATTTCGATTTGTCTACCCAGGCAAAACCACCACGGTTCCAGCATTCATTCGCGACGCGGCTGACTACCAGGAAACCATCGCCAAGAGCGAAGGCAAACCGACTCATTTCTGCGATTGGTCTAACCCCGCTTTGCAGCAATTCACGCTGGACTTCTACACCGAATTCGCAAAACGATATGACTCCGACCCGCGGATCGCGTTTGTTCAAACCGGATTTGGACTCTGGTCGGAATACCACATCTACGATGGTCCGATGGAACTCGGCAAAACGTTCCCCGCCGCCGAGTACCAATCCAAGTTCCTGCGGCATCTCGACGGGCAGTTTGATTCCCTGCCATGGATGATCAGCATCGATGCGGCGGATGATGAGTTCACGCCCATCGCAGGGAACGACTCACTGCTGGCTCTCCATTTCGGATTGTTTGACGACTCGTTTCTTTCGAAATCACATTCCAAGTGGAACGCCAAGAACTGGGCCGCGATGGGCACAGATCGCTGGCAACGGAACGCCGGCGGCGGTGAATTCAGCTACTACAACCGCCGCGATCAAAAACTCGCCTTGGCCAAATCCGGCCCCAACGGGGTCTCCGTTGAAACATCCAGCCGCGACTTCCATGTCTCCTTCATGATCGGGAATGACCAGCCCAAGTACCAACCGATGGCTCGAATTCGCGAGGCTGGAATGGCGATGGGTTACCGCTTCCGCGTCACCCAGGCAATCCTCTCCAAGTCCAATTTGGGCACGACGCTCGAGCTGGAAGCCACCAATGAGGGCGTCGCACCACTCTATCGGGATGCCTTTTTTGCGGTGGGAGGCAATCGGTCCCAGCAGTCCCTTGGCGGGCTTTTGCCCGGCGAAACAAGGGCTTTCACGATCGAAAACCTCCCCGGTACCGTCACCGGAAAGGACCTCCAAATCGAATGCGATGCAATCTTGCCCGATCAGGCCATCCAATTTTTTGCGGATCTGAAATAG
- a CDS encoding SGNH/GDSL hydrolase family protein — protein sequence MKYRVLVLLLCSVFVGTVHAQDLPEVLIIGDSISIGYTPAVAAELEGKAVVRHNPGNAQDSGTGLKKLDRWIGTEQWDVIHFNWGLWDLCYRHPQSKVQGNRDKVNGTLTTSVEQYEQNLDEIVSRLKKTNAKLIWAHTTTVPEGEAGRKVGDDTIYNEAAERVMIKHGIAVNDLNQVSDSFAAGLFVAPGNVHFTAEGSKKLAAAVSNAISNALQE from the coding sequence ATGAAATACAGAGTGCTGGTTCTTCTTTTGTGTTCTGTTTTTGTGGGGACTGTTCACGCGCAAGATTTGCCGGAGGTGTTGATCATCGGCGACTCCATTTCAATCGGCTACACGCCCGCGGTTGCTGCTGAGCTGGAGGGCAAGGCGGTGGTTCGGCACAACCCTGGGAATGCACAGGACTCAGGGACCGGTCTGAAGAAGCTCGATCGATGGATCGGAACCGAGCAGTGGGATGTCATTCATTTCAATTGGGGGCTCTGGGACCTTTGCTATCGACATCCGCAGTCGAAGGTTCAAGGGAATCGAGACAAGGTCAACGGGACGCTGACGACGTCGGTTGAGCAGTACGAACAGAATCTGGATGAGATCGTTTCGCGACTGAAGAAGACGAATGCGAAACTGATTTGGGCTCACACGACCACCGTTCCGGAAGGCGAGGCTGGCCGCAAGGTCGGGGACGACACAATCTACAACGAGGCCGCGGAACGAGTCATGATCAAACACGGCATTGCGGTGAATGATCTCAACCAGGTTTCGGATTCGTTCGCGGCGGGGCTGTTCGTCGCCCCAGGCAATGTTCACTTCACAGCAGAGGGATCAAAGAAGCTGGCTGCTGCAGTGAGCAATGCGATTTCGAATGCCTTGCAAGAATAG
- a CDS encoding heavy-metal-associated domain-containing protein, translating into MEELRMMFGSNGNGLGLVALACLLSGWFSPAAASAETLDSKRDPSHQIVMTVGEMCGGCVKKITARFDSVDAVTKVVCSIEKKSVALVAKDGVKLSPKGIWELMESIGKTPKKMITPDGTFTSKPKR; encoded by the coding sequence ATGGAAGAGTTGAGAATGATGTTTGGTTCGAATGGCAATGGACTGGGATTGGTCGCTTTGGCTTGCCTCCTGTCCGGTTGGTTCAGTCCTGCGGCTGCGTCCGCTGAAACGCTGGATTCCAAGCGGGATCCATCTCATCAGATTGTGATGACGGTGGGTGAGATGTGTGGCGGGTGCGTCAAGAAGATCACGGCCCGATTTGATTCGGTGGATGCGGTCACGAAAGTCGTCTGCAGCATCGAGAAGAAGTCCGTCGCTTTGGTTGCCAAAGACGGTGTGAAGTTAAGTCCCAAGGGAATTTGGGAACTCATGGAAAGCATCGGCAAGACGCCAAAGAAGATGATCACGCCCGACGGCACGTTCACCTCCAAGCCCAAGCGTTGA
- a CDS encoding ABC transporter permease — MFRYVLKTLWRHRTRTLLTVTGAAVAMFVFCFVGSVQEGLHRLTTGSDADRNLIVFQENRFCPTSSRLPEDYQRVISEVPGVRDVMPIQVWTNNCRASLDIVVFNGADPKQIQQTRPLKLTSGSWQQFESHRDAAIVGRNVAQRRGLKTGDQFTIGDLSVRVAGVFESSVPSEENLIYTSLQFLQYTRGLDAAGLVTQHEVMLTDDADPDRVAAAIDQKLRAGAVATKTRRKGAFQASTLSDLVDLIGFAHWLGYACVALVLSLVATTTVMSVQDRIKEYAVLQTVGVRPLRAMRLVLAESTILCLVGGVAGTLLALAALGLGGFAIGAEGATIAFRPSLGLAVTGPVVSVLVGILAGLVPAIQAATVPIVNALRQA, encoded by the coding sequence ATGTTTCGTTATGTTTTGAAAACGCTTTGGCGACACCGCACTCGGACGCTGCTGACTGTCACCGGCGCGGCGGTTGCCATGTTTGTGTTCTGCTTTGTCGGCTCCGTGCAAGAGGGCCTGCATCGACTGACGACGGGATCGGATGCGGATCGCAATCTGATTGTCTTCCAAGAAAACCGCTTTTGTCCGACCAGCAGTCGTTTGCCGGAGGACTACCAACGTGTCATTTCGGAGGTCCCGGGTGTACGCGACGTGATGCCGATCCAAGTGTGGACGAACAACTGCCGAGCGAGCCTCGACATTGTGGTCTTCAACGGAGCCGATCCGAAACAGATCCAGCAAACACGTCCGTTGAAATTGACCAGCGGGAGTTGGCAACAGTTTGAGTCCCATCGAGATGCGGCCATCGTGGGGCGGAACGTGGCGCAGCGTCGAGGGCTGAAAACCGGAGACCAATTCACGATTGGAGACTTGTCCGTGCGTGTGGCGGGTGTCTTTGAATCGAGCGTTCCATCCGAAGAGAACTTGATCTACACCAGCCTGCAATTTCTGCAGTACACGCGTGGGTTGGACGCCGCCGGGTTGGTGACGCAGCATGAAGTCATGCTCACCGACGATGCGGACCCCGATCGTGTGGCGGCAGCGATTGATCAGAAGCTTCGGGCCGGCGCGGTCGCGACCAAGACTCGCCGAAAGGGAGCGTTTCAAGCCAGCACGTTGTCGGACTTGGTGGACTTGATTGGTTTTGCTCACTGGCTGGGCTACGCCTGCGTCGCCTTGGTGTTGTCGTTGGTCGCGACGACCACGGTGATGAGCGTCCAGGACCGGATCAAGGAATACGCGGTGCTGCAAACCGTGGGCGTTCGACCGCTGCGAGCCATGCGGTTGGTTTTGGCCGAGAGCACCATTTTGTGCTTGGTGGGCGGGGTCGCGGGAACGCTGCTCGCGCTCGCCGCGCTTGGTTTGGGAGGGTTTGCAATTGGTGCCGAGGGAGCCACGATCGCGTTCCGTCCATCGCTGGGGTTGGCGGTCACCGGACCCGTGGTATCGGTCTTGGTTGGGATCCTCGCCGGGTTGGTGCCCGCCATTCAGGCCGCCACCGTCCCAATCGTCAACGCGCTGCGGCAGGCGTGA
- a CDS encoding HlyD family efflux transporter periplasmic adaptor subunit, protein MAEAPLDLGQLAIDRTPTQNNPASSPRRRRWISRFVMPIGILVGFVVLLAVAAGRHWLPRQTVTVMPVIAKRAEVVQAGQTLFQSPGWIEPRPTAISVAALAPGVIESLLVVEGQPVKRGEPVARLIAIDAELNVQQAKNAVAIRHGELQRAEAELNAARVRFENPVHLEVQLADAESMLAKAQTELAKLPFLIDAAEANVEYALNNMQGKRSAEGAISGRILARAESDHAAEHANLQELQRRQPNLKREVDALSNKVQALEKQRQLLVEETRQVEEAKAKVASSKALWDEARLQLRQTELALERNVVKAPMDGRILRLIASPGTRVSGMASSTGHSASTVVEMYDPERLQVRADVRLEDVPMVRQGQPVEIETASSSLVIQGRVLQATSAANVQKNTLEVKVELIDPPPTVSPEMLVTATFLSPATELDTQAAKDRQRLFVPQSLVQTGDSGTFVWCVSSDQIARKTPVIVGGAGGDGLVEIESGLNVTDKLIANIPSGLEAGDSVLVEREDTTMGMN, encoded by the coding sequence ATGGCAGAAGCTCCGCTTGATCTCGGCCAATTGGCCATCGACCGCACGCCAACGCAAAACAATCCCGCATCGTCGCCTCGGCGTCGACGTTGGATCAGCCGTTTTGTGATGCCGATTGGAATCCTGGTCGGCTTTGTAGTATTGCTGGCGGTCGCGGCGGGGCGTCATTGGTTGCCAAGGCAAACGGTCACCGTGATGCCGGTGATCGCCAAACGTGCCGAGGTGGTTCAGGCGGGACAAACGTTGTTTCAATCACCCGGATGGATCGAGCCGCGGCCGACCGCGATCAGCGTCGCGGCCTTGGCCCCAGGAGTGATTGAATCGTTGTTGGTGGTGGAGGGGCAACCGGTCAAACGGGGCGAGCCGGTTGCTCGTTTGATCGCCATTGACGCGGAGTTGAACGTTCAACAGGCCAAGAATGCAGTTGCGATTCGGCACGGGGAACTGCAACGTGCGGAAGCGGAATTGAACGCTGCCCGGGTACGTTTCGAAAACCCGGTGCACTTGGAGGTTCAACTGGCCGACGCGGAAAGCATGTTGGCGAAAGCGCAGACGGAACTTGCCAAGTTGCCGTTCTTGATTGACGCTGCCGAGGCGAACGTGGAATACGCTCTGAACAACATGCAGGGCAAGCGGTCGGCCGAAGGCGCGATTTCCGGTCGAATTCTCGCTCGTGCGGAAAGCGACCACGCAGCGGAGCACGCGAATCTGCAGGAGTTGCAACGTCGCCAGCCGAACCTAAAACGCGAAGTGGATGCCCTGAGCAACAAGGTGCAGGCGTTGGAGAAGCAGCGTCAGTTGCTGGTCGAAGAAACTCGTCAAGTGGAAGAGGCCAAGGCCAAGGTCGCGTCTTCGAAAGCACTCTGGGATGAGGCGAGGTTGCAGCTGCGACAGACTGAGTTGGCGTTGGAACGCAACGTGGTCAAGGCTCCCATGGATGGTCGAATTCTACGATTGATCGCTTCGCCTGGAACGCGTGTTTCGGGCATGGCGTCCTCGACGGGGCATAGCGCCAGCACGGTGGTAGAGATGTACGATCCCGAACGCCTGCAAGTCCGCGCGGACGTGCGTCTGGAAGACGTCCCGATGGTTCGGCAAGGCCAGCCAGTGGAGATCGAAACCGCGTCGTCGTCATTGGTTATCCAGGGACGAGTGCTGCAAGCCACCAGCGCCGCGAACGTTCAAAAGAACACTTTGGAGGTGAAGGTCGAACTGATCGACCCGCCTCCCACCGTGAGCCCGGAAATGCTCGTGACGGCAACGTTTCTTTCTCCAGCGACAGAACTCGACACCCAAGCGGCGAAGGACAGGCAGCGATTGTTTGTGCCGCAGTCGTTGGTTCAAACAGGAGACTCGGGAACGTTCGTTTGGTGCGTCTCTTCAGATCAGATTGCAAGGAAAACGCCGGTGATTGTCGGGGGAGCCGGAGGTGATGGCTTGGTCGAAATTGAGTCGGGACTGAACGTGACGGATAAATTGATTGCGAACATTCCATCCGGTTTGGAAGCAGGCGATTCCGTCTTGGTGGAACGCGAAGACACAACGATGGGGATGAACTGA
- a CDS encoding Gfo/Idh/MocA family protein produces MMKPWRIAGINFSHMHMGDLLRQVTEHTDTELVGVCDSDRQSMQPTIEALKIPSDNVFTDELECVRTAKPDLVILCPPTGEHAEWVERLAPLGVHLLVEKPFAASLADADRMIEAMRPTGKQLIINWPARWDRAHYMTWCLINQGTIGDVIEVHHYGGNRGPLYHGADKLELEPTAEEKQRSWWYKLDAGGGSLRDYLGYGVTMGTWFNGGQKPIDVTCVTTGTKGLEVDEHSITIARYATGMSKFETRWGTFTDPWVHQPQPQCGYVVRGTRGTISSYDYATTLRVQTEARPEGYDHPVEDLPTGETNGIEYTLSRLNQDLPVEGPLSPTIARIGQQIIETAIQSAAQQKTLPLIDR; encoded by the coding sequence ATGATGAAACCTTGGCGAATCGCTGGGATCAATTTTTCTCACATGCACATGGGCGACCTGCTGCGGCAAGTCACCGAGCACACCGACACGGAACTGGTCGGCGTTTGTGATTCCGATCGCCAGTCGATGCAGCCGACCATTGAAGCGTTGAAAATCCCATCGGACAACGTTTTCACCGACGAACTGGAATGTGTTCGAACCGCAAAGCCAGACCTGGTGATCCTATGCCCACCCACCGGCGAGCATGCGGAATGGGTCGAACGACTCGCGCCGCTGGGTGTTCACCTGCTGGTCGAAAAACCTTTCGCGGCCTCCTTGGCTGATGCCGATCGGATGATCGAGGCTATGCGGCCCACCGGAAAGCAGCTGATCATCAACTGGCCCGCCCGTTGGGACCGAGCTCATTACATGACGTGGTGCCTGATCAACCAAGGCACAATCGGGGACGTCATCGAGGTGCATCACTATGGTGGCAATCGTGGCCCCCTTTATCACGGCGCAGACAAACTCGAACTGGAACCGACCGCGGAAGAAAAGCAACGCAGCTGGTGGTACAAGCTGGACGCCGGTGGCGGATCACTGCGAGACTACCTCGGCTACGGTGTGACGATGGGCACTTGGTTCAATGGCGGCCAAAAACCCATCGACGTGACTTGCGTGACCACCGGTACCAAGGGATTGGAAGTCGACGAGCACAGCATCACCATCGCTCGCTATGCGACTGGCATGTCCAAATTTGAAACCCGCTGGGGAACCTTCACCGACCCGTGGGTTCACCAACCACAACCCCAATGCGGCTACGTCGTTCGCGGGACTCGCGGGACCATCTCCAGCTACGATTATGCAACCACCTTGCGTGTCCAAACCGAGGCCCGCCCGGAAGGTTACGATCATCCGGTCGAAGACCTCCCAACGGGCGAAACCAACGGGATCGAATACACGCTCTCGCGGCTGAACCAAGACCTCCCTGTCGAAGGCCCGCTCTCGCCCACCATCGCCCGAATTGGCCAGCAAATCATCGAGACCGCCATTCAAAGCGCCGCTCAACAGAAAACCCTGCCCCTGATTGATCGCTGA